A genomic region of Peptoniphilus sp. ING2-D1G contains the following coding sequences:
- a CDS encoding Hypothetical protein (Family membership): MEKKNCIVFDLQLFGDNEAQPSTDSTDVGTSTTQNKEGQEEKTYTQAEVDELTKNLLTQEEVDKIIDKRFARERAKAEEEKKEAERLSKLSADERAKEESKKKDDEIAKLKAQIARNNLEKDTIDRLNQEGLPIEFKSFLMLEDAEKTNEAIKEFKEVYNNAVQAEVEKRFKGKTPTGKGDAPKSDVWQNIADKYKKGV; this comes from the coding sequence ATGGAAAAGAAAAATTGTATAGTGTTTGATTTGCAGTTGTTTGGTGATAATGAAGCTCAACCAAGCACAGATTCTACAGATGTTGGTACTTCTACAACACAAAATAAAGAAGGGCAAGAAGAAAAAACTTATACACAAGCTGAGGTTGATGAGCTTACTAAAAATTTACTTACACAAGAAGAGGTAGATAAGATTATTGACAAGAGGTTTGCAAGAGAAAGAGCCAAGGCTGAAGAAGAAAAGAAAGAGGCTGAAAGGTTATCTAAGCTTTCTGCAGATGAAAGGGCAAAGGAAGAATCAAAGAAGAAAGATGATGAGATAGCTAAGCTTAAGGCTCAAATAGCAAGAAACAATTTAGAAAAAGATACCATAGACAGACTTAACCAAGAGGGTTTACCTATTGAGTTTAAGTCTTTTTTAATGCTTGAAGATGCTGAAAAGACTAATGAAGCTATTAAAGAATTTAAAGAAGTATATAATAATGCGGTTCAAGCAGAAGTTGAAAAGAGATTTAAGGGCAAAACACCTACAGGAAAAGGTGATGCTCCTAAGTCTGATGTATGGCAGAACATAGCAGATAAATATAAAAAAGGAGTTTAA
- a CDS encoding hypothetical protein (High confidence in function and specificity), which yields MAIKIYTKEYSGLLQNIFVVKQHFLRTFGGKLQVKDGITNKDDFLDLKISDTDVVIQNYDMGENVAFGIGTGSTNRFGNRKEIKSVDKQVEYEAPLAIHEGVDNFTVNDNADQVIQERAGLHAEAWVEKLNAWLGKALSDEAGKTLSGTLSEDGISKLFADAHKEFVNNKVSKDIGWVAYVNADVYNFIMDHKLATTAKGSSANIDNQTVLKFKGFILEELADSYFQEDEQVIFAADNVGVVGVGIEVYRMLDSEDFAGVAIQAAAKYGKYIPEKNKKAILKAKLTPAV from the coding sequence ATGGCGATTAAAATTTATACGAAAGAATATTCAGGATTATTGCAAAATATATTTGTTGTTAAGCAACATTTTTTAAGAACATTTGGCGGAAAATTACAAGTTAAAGACGGTATAACAAATAAGGATGATTTCCTTGATTTAAAGATTTCTGATACAGATGTTGTAATTCAAAATTATGATATGGGTGAAAATGTGGCCTTCGGTATAGGGACAGGCTCTACTAACAGGTTCGGAAATAGAAAAGAAATTAAATCTGTTGACAAGCAAGTTGAGTATGAGGCACCTCTTGCTATTCATGAGGGTGTGGACAATTTCACTGTAAATGACAATGCGGATCAGGTTATCCAAGAAAGAGCAGGACTGCATGCTGAGGCTTGGGTTGAAAAGCTTAATGCTTGGCTTGGAAAGGCTCTATCAGATGAAGCGGGTAAAACATTAAGCGGAACACTTTCAGAAGATGGTATATCCAAATTGTTTGCTGATGCCCATAAAGAGTTTGTAAACAACAAGGTATCTAAAGATATCGGTTGGGTGGCTTATGTTAATGCCGATGTCTACAATTTTATTATGGATCATAAGTTGGCTACTACAGCTAAGGGTTCAAGTGCAAATATTGACAATCAAACTGTTTTGAAATTCAAGGGATTTATTTTAGAAGAGCTTGCAGATTCTTATTTCCAAGAAGATGAGCAGGTGATTTTTGCTGCTGATAATGTCGGTGTAGTCGGTGTTGGGATTGAAGTATACAGAATGCTTGATTCTGAAGATTTTGCAGGAGTAGCTATCCAAGCGGCTGCTAAGTACGGTAAATATATTCCTGAAAAGAATAAAAAGGCTATACTTAAAGCTAAACTTACACCTGCTGTTTAA
- a CDS encoding Hypothetical protein (Family membership), translating to MKVKAVIEFFDLKEKKLRGVGDEFEVSNERFSEILTKGGKWIEEVKEIEKAEEKELTISEIKSMLDEKGIKYAKGAKKDELLSLLND from the coding sequence ATGAAAGTTAAGGCTGTCATTGAGTTTTTTGACCTAAAAGAGAAGAAGTTAAGAGGTGTTGGAGATGAGTTTGAAGTCTCCAACGAACGCTTTAGCGAAATCTTGACAAAGGGCGGAAAATGGATTGAAGAAGTAAAAGAAATTGAAAAAGCAGAAGAAAAGGAATTAACTATTTCTGAAATAAAGTCAATGCTTGATGAAAAAGGCATTAAATATGCTAAAGGTGCTAAAAAAGATGAGTTGTTAAGCCTTTTAAATGACTAA